A window of Pirellulales bacterium contains these coding sequences:
- a CDS encoding MFS transporter: protein MEIREPERQPLTLTHWLILLVAVIGFAFDIYELLMMPLIARPALAQLLSVDPLTESGHQLILTWTGRIQWGSALCGGTFGLLGGYLTDRFGRRRVLTWSILLYACSAFAAGFATSAAMLLVLRCATFVGVCVEFVAAVAWLAEVFPNPRQREWVLGVTQAFSSLGGLLVAGVYYLVIHYADQLPAIYGTHEPWRYTLISGLIPALPLIVIRPFLPESPVWCEKKRAGTLKRPSLAELFAPKFRRTTIASTILFACAYGAAFGAIQFTPQIVPGLVAGAPKLKELRKELEAAKEAGSDTSALRAEIGKVAGAQQKAVSRVQSWQEIGGLLGRCALAVLAMYIVSRRALLRVFQVPGLIVIPLIFVFWATKDVELLKWGIALAGFFTVAQFSFWGNYLPVVYPAYLRGTGEGFAANVGGRMIGTSAAVLTPAIANLFSSGTPFQRLAYAAATTAAIVYTLGFITSFWLPEPAQEDSHD, encoded by the coding sequence ATGGAGATTCGCGAACCCGAGCGACAACCGCTGACTCTCACGCACTGGTTGATTCTCTTGGTCGCGGTCATCGGCTTCGCGTTCGACATCTACGAACTGCTAATGATGCCGCTCATCGCGCGACCGGCCTTGGCGCAGTTGCTCAGCGTCGATCCCTTGACCGAGTCGGGCCACCAATTGATCCTCACTTGGACGGGGCGTATTCAATGGGGTAGCGCCCTGTGCGGCGGAACTTTTGGCCTCTTGGGCGGATACCTCACCGATCGGTTTGGCCGCCGCCGTGTGCTTACCTGGAGCATCTTGCTCTACGCTTGCTCGGCCTTTGCCGCCGGCTTTGCCACTTCGGCGGCAATGCTGCTCGTCCTGCGGTGCGCCACCTTCGTCGGCGTTTGCGTGGAGTTTGTCGCCGCGGTCGCTTGGCTGGCCGAGGTCTTTCCCAATCCGCGCCAGCGCGAGTGGGTGTTGGGCGTCACGCAGGCGTTTTCGTCGCTGGGCGGACTCTTGGTCGCTGGAGTCTATTATCTGGTAATCCACTACGCCGATCAGCTACCCGCTATTTACGGCACGCACGAACCGTGGCGATACACGTTGATCTCGGGCTTGATTCCGGCGCTGCCGCTGATCGTCATTCGCCCCTTCCTCCCCGAATCACCCGTGTGGTGCGAAAAGAAACGCGCCGGCACGCTCAAGCGGCCAAGTCTGGCGGAACTCTTCGCGCCCAAATTCCGCCGTACCACCATTGCCTCCACCATCCTCTTCGCCTGCGCGTATGGCGCCGCGTTCGGCGCCATTCAATTCACGCCGCAAATCGTGCCCGGCTTGGTCGCTGGCGCGCCGAAGCTCAAGGAACTCCGTAAGGAACTCGAAGCCGCCAAGGAAGCAGGCAGCGACACCAGCGCGCTGCGCGCAGAAATTGGAAAGGTGGCTGGCGCACAGCAAAAGGCCGTCAGCCGGGTGCAGTCTTGGCAAGAGATCGGCGGCCTGCTGGGTCGCTGCGCCTTGGCCGTGCTGGCCATGTATATCGTCAGTCGCCGCGCGCTGTTGCGCGTCTTCCAGGTTCCGGGCCTGATCGTTATCCCACTGATATTCGTGTTTTGGGCCACCAAGGATGTAGAATTGCTCAAATGGGGAATCGCATTGGCTGGTTTCTTCACGGTGGCCCAGTTCAGTTTCTGGGGGAATTACCTGCCGGTGGTCTATCCCGCCTACTTGCGCGGCACCGGTGAAGGCTTTGCCGCCAATGTCGGCGGACGCATGATCGGCACGTCAGCGGCGGTGCTGACGCCCGCGATTGCCAACTTGTTCTCCAGCGGCACGCCGTTTCAGCGGCTAGCCTATGCCGCCGCCACGACTGCCGCCATTGTCTACACGCTCGGCTTCATTACCTCGTTCTGGCTGCCAGAACCCGCGCAAGAAGACTCGCACGATTGA
- the fhcD gene encoding formylmethanofuran--tetrahydromethanopterin N-formyltransferase — protein MKLANTFVHDAYAEAFRMRYARLIITAMDQFWLDAAVREVTGYAASVIACDVEAGLDRYLPPQDTPDGRPGAVVLFFGFSAESLARSVPTRVGQCVMTCPTTAVYNGLPVSEERIPLGNHLRYFGDGHQRSKLIGDRRYWRIPVMDGEFLVEAIAGVGKGVGGGSLIVQAATQMAALAASRRAASAIDLLDGVIAPFPGGVVRSGSKVGSRYRGLRASTNEAWCPTLRGRYPSELDPDANCAYELVFDGIDEQIIGRAMADAARAASGPETLSVSAANFGGNLGKFKFDLREMLDRYPAAACAAPITT, from the coding sequence ATGAAGCTCGCGAATACCTTCGTGCATGATGCCTACGCCGAAGCATTTCGTATGCGCTATGCGCGACTCATCATCACCGCCATGGACCAGTTCTGGCTCGATGCCGCCGTCCGCGAAGTGACGGGCTACGCCGCCTCGGTGATCGCCTGCGACGTGGAGGCAGGCCTCGATCGCTACTTGCCTCCGCAAGACACGCCCGATGGCAGACCCGGCGCCGTCGTGTTGTTCTTCGGGTTCTCGGCCGAATCTCTGGCGCGCAGCGTCCCCACGCGCGTCGGGCAGTGCGTTATGACCTGCCCCACCACCGCTGTCTACAACGGTCTACCCGTAAGCGAGGAGCGCATCCCCCTGGGAAACCACTTGCGCTACTTTGGCGATGGGCATCAGCGCAGCAAACTCATTGGCGATCGGCGCTACTGGCGCATTCCCGTCATGGATGGCGAATTTTTGGTCGAAGCCATCGCCGGCGTTGGCAAAGGAGTGGGCGGAGGCAGTTTGATCGTGCAGGCCGCCACACAAATGGCGGCGCTGGCCGCCTCGCGTCGCGCGGCCAGCGCGATTGATCTGCTCGATGGTGTCATCGCCCCCTTCCCGGGCGGTGTTGTTCGCAGTGGCAGCAAAGTTGGCTCACGCTATCGCGGCCTGCGGGCGTCGACCAATGAGGCATGGTGTCCTACCCTGCGCGGTCGGTATCCCAGCGAACTCGATCCAGACGCCAATTGCGCTTACGAGCTTGTCTTTGACGGCATCGACGAACAGATCATCGGCCGCGCCATGGCCGATGCGGCGCGGGCAGCGTCCGGCCCCGAAACATTGTCAGTGTCCGCCGCCAACTTCGGCGGCAATCTGGGGAAATTCAAATTTGATTTACGCGAAATGCTCGATCGCTATCCCGCAGCCGCGTGTGCCGCGCCGATTACCACTTGA
- a CDS encoding beta-phosphoglucomutase family hydrolase, with amino-acid sequence MAEQSPERGVIFDMDGVLLRTDEYHYQSWREMADELGVSFSRQTFDQRMRGVERSTALAIFLESAPGRFDDAQSRELLDEKNRRFFAILEREGIRPLDGVMALIDALRRRRVPIGVGSSSRNTRRLLQAAGLASLVEAVVDANDAPGKPSPDIFLSVAKALRRSPADCVVIEDAFDGIEAARRAGMAVVAVGDRERLGEQPNFVPTLEGIDVDWLLSLPQRRLAT; translated from the coding sequence ATGGCTGAGCAATCGCCCGAACGGGGCGTGATCTTCGATATGGACGGCGTTCTGCTGCGCACGGACGAATATCACTACCAGTCATGGCGCGAGATGGCGGACGAACTGGGAGTGTCGTTTTCGCGGCAGACGTTTGACCAGCGAATGCGCGGGGTCGAGCGGTCGACGGCGCTGGCCATCTTTTTGGAATCGGCGCCGGGGCGCTTTGACGACGCGCAGTCGCGGGAGTTGCTAGACGAGAAGAATCGCCGATTCTTCGCCATCCTGGAGCGCGAAGGGATACGCCCGCTCGATGGGGTGATGGCGCTAATTGACGCATTGCGGAGGCGGCGAGTACCGATTGGCGTAGGATCGTCGAGTCGTAACACGCGAAGGCTGTTGCAGGCCGCCGGTCTGGCGAGCTTGGTTGAGGCGGTTGTGGACGCCAACGACGCGCCAGGCAAGCCATCGCCCGACATTTTTTTGTCGGTGGCAAAGGCATTACGCCGGTCGCCCGCTGATTGCGTGGTGATCGAGGACGCATTCGACGGTATTGAAGCGGCGCGGCGGGCCGGAATGGCGGTGGTGGCAGTGGGAGACCGGGAGCGTTTGGGAGAGCAGCCGAATTTTGTGCCGACGCTCGAAGGGATTGACGTCGATTGGTTGCTGTCGCTGCCGCAGCGGCGACTAGCGACCTAG
- a CDS encoding SDR family oxidoreductase — protein sequence MLDKLLHRQVAIVTGAGRGIGAATATLMAQAGARLVLADLDAGPLEQTASQIKASGAEVVTLAGDVTDPEFPNRILKLARDSFGTPDILVNNAGYTWDAVLHKMEEKQWQAILDVHLTAVFRMTQVVGGAMREAGKSELEASGHAQPRKIVNISSISGTDGNPGQANYAAAKAGVIGFTKTIAKEWGRFNICANAAAFGWIDTRLTRDKSQQEEVVRDGEKIKLGIPQDLLVMAQLLIPLGRGGTPEEAAGAILFLASPLANYVSGQCLVVDGGR from the coding sequence ATGTTAGATAAATTGCTGCATCGTCAGGTGGCGATCGTCACTGGCGCTGGCCGCGGAATTGGCGCCGCAACGGCCACCTTAATGGCGCAGGCCGGCGCGCGGTTGGTGCTGGCCGATCTGGATGCCGGGCCGTTGGAGCAAACCGCCTCGCAAATCAAGGCCAGCGGCGCCGAGGTCGTCACGCTCGCCGGCGACGTGACCGATCCCGAATTTCCCAATCGCATTCTGAAGCTCGCGCGTGATTCGTTCGGCACGCCCGATATCCTCGTCAACAACGCCGGATATACGTGGGACGCCGTGCTCCACAAAATGGAAGAAAAACAGTGGCAGGCGATTCTCGATGTCCATCTCACCGCCGTCTTCCGTATGACGCAAGTCGTCGGCGGCGCCATGCGCGAGGCCGGCAAGTCCGAACTGGAAGCCTCCGGCCACGCGCAGCCGCGTAAGATCGTCAACATCAGCAGCATCTCGGGCACCGATGGCAACCCAGGGCAAGCCAATTACGCCGCCGCCAAGGCTGGAGTGATCGGCTTCACCAAGACCATCGCCAAGGAATGGGGCCGCTTTAACATTTGCGCCAACGCCGCGGCGTTCGGCTGGATCGACACGCGCCTCACCCGCGACAAGTCGCAACAAGAAGAAGTTGTGCGCGACGGTGAAAAGATCAAGCTCGGCATTCCGCAAGACCTGCTGGTGATGGCCCAATTGCTCATCCCGCTCGGCCGCGGAGGCACGCCGGAGGAAGCGGCCGGCGCCATCCTGTTTCTGGCTTCGCCACTGGCCAATTACGTGTCGGGCCAATGCCTGGTCGTCGACGGCGGGCGCTAA
- a CDS encoding formylmethanofuran dehydrogenase subunit A, producing MTEPAPRFDLLIRGGTVYDPANGVDGASRDLWIHDGRIVSAPILPDARPARVIEARGRVVMPGGVDMHCHIAGSKVNLARKMQPDAARDGEPEPERRSLRSGSGGQIPSTFATGYRYAGLGYTTAFDAAIQPLAARHVHQELADTPCIDKGFYVLAGNSHFLMQRLAAGELDEARDFLAWLLNATKAHALKLVNPGGIEMWKQLRAGNVASIDDVVGHFGVTPRTIVTQAARLATELQLPHAVHIHANHLGVPGNWQTTLETMRAVDGARAHFTHIQFHSYGGSDEASLSSAAAELVEYVDAHKNLTVDVGQVLFGRTTSMTGDGPLGHFLHQVYGGKWYSADIEQESGCGIVPIEYKEKSLVHAWQWAIGLEWHLLMRDPWRVAMSTDHPNGGSFLAYPQIIRLLMDREYRQSMLKQVHAVVREKSLLATLNREYTLGEICIITRAAPARMLGLKHKGHLGVGADADVTIYDPGNDPAAMFSLPRYVIKAGQVLIDDGELRESAPGNTLFAAPEYDDKIEMRLADWFERRYSVRMANFPVALDEIESPCQIACHQPGG from the coding sequence GTGACGGAACCGGCGCCAAGGTTCGATTTGCTGATCCGCGGCGGGACCGTATATGACCCCGCCAACGGAGTTGACGGCGCATCGCGCGATCTATGGATTCACGATGGTCGGATTGTCAGCGCGCCCATACTACCGGACGCGCGCCCCGCACGCGTCATCGAGGCGCGGGGCCGGGTGGTCATGCCCGGCGGTGTGGACATGCATTGCCACATTGCGGGCTCGAAGGTGAACTTGGCGCGAAAGATGCAACCCGACGCCGCGCGCGACGGGGAACCAGAGCCGGAGCGCCGGTCGTTGCGCAGCGGTAGCGGTGGGCAGATACCGAGCACCTTCGCCACTGGGTACCGATACGCGGGTCTGGGTTATACGACGGCTTTCGACGCGGCAATTCAACCGCTGGCTGCCCGCCATGTGCATCAAGAGTTGGCCGACACCCCTTGCATCGACAAGGGCTTTTACGTGTTGGCCGGCAATAGCCACTTTTTGATGCAGCGACTGGCGGCGGGCGAGCTTGACGAGGCGCGCGACTTTTTGGCTTGGCTATTGAACGCCACCAAGGCCCACGCGCTAAAGTTGGTGAATCCGGGCGGCATCGAGATGTGGAAGCAGTTGCGCGCCGGCAACGTGGCGAGCATTGACGATGTGGTGGGGCATTTTGGCGTCACTCCGCGAACCATCGTCACTCAGGCCGCGCGGCTGGCCACGGAACTTCAATTGCCGCATGCGGTGCATATTCACGCCAATCACCTGGGTGTGCCGGGCAATTGGCAAACCACGCTCGAAACGATGCGCGCCGTGGACGGGGCGCGGGCCCATTTCACTCACATTCAATTTCACAGCTATGGGGGGAGCGACGAAGCGAGCCTGTCATCGGCCGCCGCCGAGTTGGTCGAGTATGTCGACGCGCACAAGAACCTGACGGTCGATGTGGGACAGGTGCTGTTTGGTCGCACGACCAGCATGACGGGGGATGGGCCGCTGGGGCATTTTTTGCATCAAGTGTATGGCGGCAAATGGTACAGCGCCGACATCGAGCAAGAATCGGGCTGCGGCATTGTGCCGATCGAGTACAAGGAAAAGAGCCTGGTGCATGCTTGGCAATGGGCAATCGGCCTGGAGTGGCATCTGCTCATGCGCGATCCATGGCGCGTGGCAATGAGCACCGACCATCCCAACGGAGGCTCCTTTCTGGCGTATCCGCAGATTATTCGCCTATTGATGGACAGAGAATATCGACAAAGCATGCTGAAGCAGGTACATGCCGTAGTGCGGGAAAAGTCGCTATTAGCGACCTTGAATCGGGAATACACGCTTGGCGAGATTTGCATCATTACCCGCGCGGCGCCCGCGCGTATGTTGGGTTTGAAGCACAAAGGGCATCTCGGCGTCGGGGCCGACGCCGACGTGACCATTTACGATCCGGGCAACGATCCGGCGGCGATGTTTTCGCTGCCGAGATACGTGATCAAGGCGGGGCAAGTGCTGATCGATGATGGCGAACTGCGGGAATCGGCGCCGGGTAACACGTTGTTCGCCGCGCCAGAGTACGACGACAAAATCGAGATGCGGCTGGCGGATTGGTTTGAGCGGCGGTACAGCGTGCGGATGGCGAACTTTCCCGTGGCGCTCGACGAGATTGAATCGCCATGCCAGATCGCTTGCCATCAACCGGGGGGGTGA
- a CDS encoding ADP-ribosylation factor-directed GTPase activating protein isoform b, whose translation MQLARFAASGALVSMLLTIGGCSPVAEQKAAAKITPASAPELTDDVALKKRLDDTIEFTRARHMTAEDHNAWQIVHGILAYGRDLQIKVDGKLVSALDYLVQGGEIRGWTMRPGDHGLEAVLEPGTKIGQGHEDQWIGYLSQCGLAPDDAIVVKGQTFKLSDLLTQAQWDIHPGMEASWTLMALSTYLPPGATWKSKDGTEWTVEKIAEMEAGQNLLESPCGGTHRLYGLAMALNLHLAQGGKLTGGWAAADKKVKESVATALKYQQADGNFSVAFFERPATSPDIATVLHATGHTFEFLVMSADEKQLHDPALRRGAVAMCQLLDETRDMDVECGALYHAAHGLLLYRDRLFGQPQVAQQPAAAEAASAAGK comes from the coding sequence ATGCAACTCGCCCGTTTTGCCGCTAGCGGCGCCCTCGTCTCGATGCTGCTGACCATCGGCGGTTGTTCCCCCGTGGCGGAACAGAAAGCCGCGGCCAAGATCACCCCCGCCAGCGCGCCGGAACTTACAGACGACGTCGCGCTCAAAAAACGGCTCGACGACACGATTGAGTTCACTCGCGCGCGGCACATGACCGCCGAGGATCACAACGCCTGGCAGATCGTCCACGGCATTCTGGCCTACGGGCGAGATTTGCAAATCAAGGTCGACGGAAAGCTCGTTTCGGCTCTCGATTATCTGGTGCAAGGCGGCGAGATTCGCGGCTGGACCATGCGCCCCGGAGATCACGGTCTCGAAGCCGTCCTGGAGCCCGGCACCAAGATCGGCCAAGGTCACGAAGATCAATGGATCGGCTATCTCTCGCAGTGTGGGCTGGCCCCAGACGACGCCATCGTCGTCAAAGGGCAAACGTTCAAGCTCAGCGACCTGCTGACGCAAGCCCAATGGGACATCCACCCCGGCATGGAAGCTAGCTGGACCCTCATGGCCCTTAGCACCTACCTTCCCCCCGGCGCGACTTGGAAGTCGAAGGACGGTACCGAATGGACCGTTGAAAAGATTGCCGAAATGGAGGCCGGACAAAACTTGCTGGAAAGTCCCTGCGGTGGCACGCATCGGCTCTATGGACTGGCCATGGCACTCAATCTGCACCTGGCGCAAGGCGGCAAGTTGACTGGCGGCTGGGCCGCGGCTGACAAAAAGGTGAAAGAATCGGTGGCGACCGCACTCAAGTACCAGCAGGCCGACGGCAACTTTTCAGTCGCCTTTTTTGAACGGCCGGCTACCTCGCCAGACATCGCCACCGTCTTGCACGCCACCGGGCATACGTTCGAGTTTCTCGTCATGTCGGCCGACGAAAAACAACTTCACGATCCCGCGCTGCGGCGCGGCGCCGTGGCCATGTGCCAACTGCTCGACGAAACGCGCGATATGGATGTTGAATGCGGCGCCCTCTACCACGCCGCGCATGGCCTGCTGCTCTATCGCGACCGACTCTTCGGCCAGCCACAGGTGGCTCAGCAACCTGCCGCCGCCGAGGCGGCCAGCGCTGCGGGCAAGTAG
- a CDS encoding molybdenum cofactor guanylyltransferase, with protein MTAEHRIGAIVLAGGESRRMGRPKAALLFGAETWLARTVRIVGAALDPVVVVGARNQSLPNLPAGIEILRDQCDQIGPLEGLRVGLEHLQQRGCDGAFLCACDMPLLTSAFVSRVVALSTGHEIAIPVLSAAPQPLAAVYATRLVAMIKHLQDCGSAGPMDLLKLCSARRITEQELIEVDPALQCCRSFDTPEQLDELLRSPHPPG; from the coding sequence ATGACCGCTGAGCATCGTATTGGCGCCATCGTCTTGGCCGGGGGAGAAAGCCGCCGTATGGGCCGCCCCAAAGCGGCATTGCTGTTCGGCGCCGAAACGTGGTTGGCCCGCACGGTTCGCATTGTCGGCGCAGCGCTCGATCCAGTCGTTGTCGTCGGGGCGCGGAATCAGTCGTTGCCGAATCTGCCGGCTGGCATCGAGATTCTCCGCGATCAATGCGATCAAATCGGCCCACTCGAAGGGCTGCGCGTTGGATTGGAACACCTCCAACAGCGCGGCTGCGACGGCGCGTTCCTGTGTGCCTGCGATATGCCGCTCTTAACCAGCGCTTTCGTAAGCCGCGTCGTCGCGCTTTCCACTGGCCACGAGATCGCAATACCTGTGCTGTCGGCGGCGCCGCAACCGTTGGCCGCCGTCTACGCGACGAGACTTGTTGCAATGATAAAGCACCTGCAAGACTGCGGGTCGGCCGGTCCGATGGACCTGCTGAAGCTATGTAGCGCCCGCCGCATTACCGAACAAGAACTGATCGAGGTCGATCCGGCGCTCCAGTGCTGCCGGAGCTTCGATACCCCGGAACAACTCGACGAACTGTTGCGCTCGCCTCACCCCCCCGGTTGA
- a CDS encoding aminotransferase class I/II-fold pyridoxal phosphate-dependent enzyme, translated as MAVTLSQFASDLHVESAFTVLAMAQKLMAQGKRVIELEIGDSPFPSTKAATAAGIAAIEAGQTRYCPSAGLPAFREAAAQFVASEYGIPATADNIIAGHGAKVFELLFCEAFLNPGDGVLVFGPYFPTYLPNIARRGARPWIADLQQRHAFRPQLADVEKFLADDPRPKAIFLNSPHNPTGGVTTPDDLRGIADLIRGRDIAIFSDEPYDRMVWEGRHHSIAAQPDMLNQTVAAYTFSKSYSMSGWRIGFAVTSPALANTLAGLINTSLSCAPPFVQMAGQAALLHDADERNANMRAFHGKVRRLVDGLNAIDGVRCLMPAGTFYAFPNVKSICNRLAITSHGLALYLLAGADDRLGVACLGGECFGEAGAGFLRFSCAQSDEAIEEAIAFLPDAVSRQEQVARFLSQSPEHRLPRPYHE; from the coding sequence ATGGCCGTAACGCTCAGCCAGTTTGCCAGTGATTTGCATGTTGAGTCGGCGTTCACTGTGTTGGCGATGGCTCAAAAGCTCATGGCACAAGGCAAACGCGTCATCGAACTGGAAATCGGCGATTCGCCATTTCCCTCAACTAAAGCCGCGACTGCGGCCGGCATTGCGGCGATTGAAGCGGGACAAACCCGCTATTGCCCCTCGGCTGGTCTGCCAGCCTTTCGGGAAGCCGCGGCCCAGTTTGTCGCCAGCGAATACGGTATCCCGGCCACCGCCGACAATATCATCGCAGGGCATGGCGCCAAAGTCTTCGAGCTGCTGTTCTGCGAGGCGTTCTTGAACCCCGGCGACGGCGTGTTGGTGTTTGGCCCCTATTTTCCCACCTACTTGCCCAACATTGCTCGTCGTGGCGCGCGTCCCTGGATCGCCGATCTTCAACAGCGCCACGCATTTCGCCCCCAGCTTGCCGATGTCGAAAAATTCTTGGCGGACGATCCGCGCCCCAAGGCCATCTTTCTCAACTCGCCCCACAATCCCACTGGCGGTGTGACCACGCCCGACGACCTGCGCGGCATTGCCGATCTGATTCGCGGACGGGATATCGCCATCTTCAGCGACGAACCCTATGACCGCATGGTGTGGGAAGGCCGTCATCACTCGATCGCCGCGCAGCCAGACATGCTCAACCAAACCGTCGCGGCCTACACCTTCAGCAAGTCGTACAGCATGAGCGGCTGGCGCATTGGTTTCGCGGTGACCAGTCCCGCCCTGGCCAACACATTGGCCGGGCTCATCAACACTTCTCTCTCGTGCGCCCCTCCCTTTGTGCAAATGGCCGGTCAAGCCGCGCTGCTGCATGATGCCGATGAGCGCAATGCGAACATGCGCGCTTTCCACGGCAAAGTCCGCCGACTTGTCGATGGCCTCAACGCCATCGACGGCGTCCGCTGTTTGATGCCGGCGGGAACTTTCTACGCCTTCCCCAACGTCAAGTCGATCTGCAATCGCCTCGCCATCACTTCGCACGGCCTGGCGCTCTATCTGCTGGCTGGCGCCGACGATCGGTTAGGCGTCGCCTGCCTCGGCGGTGAATGTTTTGGCGAGGCGGGCGCCGGGTTCCTGCGCTTCAGTTGCGCTCAATCCGATGAGGCCATCGAAGAAGCAATCGCGTTTCTGCCAGACGCTGTCTCGCGCCAAGAGCAAGTCGCCAGGTTCCTGTCGCAGTCGCCCGAGCATCGACTACCGCGACCGTATCACGAGTAG
- a CDS encoding formylmethanofuran dehydrogenase subunit C: MPLTLEIRTTTTAPISLEEVTPAALEKLSTSHVERLAIQHGNRRTPLGELFKVSGNAADGELRLLGQLAGVHWIGARMEQGTVRVEGDAGRHIGSQMRGGVICVSGSAGDYAGVEMRGGQIHVRGGVGEQAGGAYPGSRRGMRGGALLVDGNAGSELGRSMRRGIIAVGGSTEAAPGYDMIAGTIVIGGECGRWPGGGMRRGTLIACGDPPELLPTFRWACRQSPVFLQLLRGELLRRGFANADALLSRQEWDVFNGDLTTIGKGEILARAR; encoded by the coding sequence ATGCCGCTCACGCTGGAAATTCGAACTACCACGACGGCGCCGATCTCGTTGGAGGAGGTGACTCCCGCGGCGCTAGAGAAGTTATCGACGTCACATGTCGAACGCCTGGCGATACAGCATGGCAATCGCCGAACGCCGCTGGGCGAGCTGTTCAAGGTGAGCGGCAACGCGGCCGACGGTGAATTGCGCCTGCTCGGCCAATTGGCCGGGGTCCACTGGATCGGCGCTCGCATGGAGCAGGGAACGGTGCGAGTTGAAGGCGACGCAGGCAGGCACATAGGTTCGCAGATGCGCGGCGGCGTGATTTGCGTGAGCGGCAGCGCCGGCGACTATGCAGGCGTGGAGATGCGCGGGGGGCAAATCCACGTGCGGGGCGGCGTTGGAGAGCAAGCCGGTGGCGCCTATCCCGGCAGTCGGCGCGGAATGCGTGGAGGAGCGCTGTTGGTCGATGGCAACGCGGGTTCGGAACTGGGGCGCTCCATGCGGCGAGGAATAATCGCCGTGGGGGGATCGACGGAGGCGGCGCCAGGGTACGATATGATTGCGGGCACGATCGTCATTGGCGGCGAATGTGGTCGCTGGCCTGGGGGAGGAATGCGGCGCGGGACTTTGATCGCGTGTGGCGATCCACCTGAGCTTTTGCCAACATTTCGCTGGGCATGCCGCCAATCGCCGGTTTTTTTGCAGTTGTTGCGTGGCGAACTATTGCGGCGCGGGTTTGCCAACGCCGATGCACTGCTGTCGCGGCAGGAATGGGATGTTTTTAACGGCGATTTGACGACGATCGGCAAGGGAGAAATTCTCGCCCGCGCGCGTTAG